From the Photobacterium sp. GJ3 genome, one window contains:
- a CDS encoding Lpp/OprI family alanine-zipper lipoprotein: MNRSLSILTGIILSATLIGCSSSDEVDQMQQLTNKVDMLSDQVGALQSQQDQMAGAVNDARASADAAYQEAMRANQRIDNMASSYRK; encoded by the coding sequence ATGAACCGTTCATTATCTATCCTTACTGGTATCATTCTGAGCGCAACTTTGATTGGCTGTTCTAGCTCAGATGAAGTAGACCAAATGCAACAACTCACCAACAAAGTAGACATGCTTTCTGACCAAGTAGGTGCTCTGCAAAGTCAGCAAGATCAGATGGCAGGCGCCGTGAATGACGCTCGTGCATCTGCTGATGCTGCTTACCAGGAAGCAATGCGCGCTAACCAGCGTATTGACAACATGGCTAGCTCGTATCGTAAGTAA
- the pdsS gene encoding proteobacterial dedicated sortase system histidine kinase has translation MQRFKIGLRVKIIIIASLLLTLPWFGYRFVLEMEKLLRQGQEQTLIGTARAIATALNERPALFSQQASMQPQMQQGRDLYIYDLPPTIEVDGQFADWPEDLPTKMQYYGQPFVLFSKRPDLRTEHGFYLILGSAQQHIYGALKVNDGHLITRRSGSLRADRNDHLTLSLTTPDGTFERYLIALESNGQTSVWQITDELDSPDLYSPSALIQARWQPSNTGYDLEFSVPSDHLGQKLAIAVHQVDQATSRDVERVIATSNPKSERTLGTVLLPSPEIERIVQGMGHSSSRIWVLDRHQRVLAQSGDIRHSDGVWATSIRYDETSEGVQSWIEEHVLRPLYYTFLLDKPEPFDDQPPNPARLQGVHIDQALHGRGYAHWRPSSDGKAMILSAAYPIWLQNQVMGAVVVEESTAGVQTLKNRALEQLFNVLLIIILIAAVILFLFASSLSNRIRQLRDQAEQSIDAQGRIREAIASSASRDEIGDLSRSLADMVSRLSQYNHYLENLSSRLSHELRTPVAVVRSSLDNLAMVQHDEDSQRYIDRAQEGIRRLGTILSSMTEATRIEQSLQGADREQFALDELIRGCIQGYQLAFPDYEFRVKTTDSTLMMHGAPDFLAQLLDKLIANATEFSEPGNPIEVTLSQNQAHAQLSISNLGPLLPENMTNQLLHSMVSVRNQAHQTKPHLGLGLYIARLIVEYHHGQIQIDNRDDRQGVTVSITLPLGPIHSH, from the coding sequence ATGCAGCGATTTAAGATTGGCCTGCGCGTCAAAATCATCATCATCGCCAGTTTGTTACTCACATTGCCATGGTTTGGCTATCGGTTTGTACTTGAAATGGAAAAGTTACTCCGTCAGGGTCAGGAACAGACCCTGATCGGCACAGCCAGAGCCATCGCAACCGCACTCAACGAGCGTCCTGCGCTCTTCAGTCAGCAAGCCAGTATGCAGCCCCAAATGCAGCAAGGCAGGGATCTCTACATTTATGATTTACCCCCGACAATCGAAGTCGATGGCCAGTTCGCAGACTGGCCGGAAGATCTGCCCACCAAAATGCAGTATTACGGTCAGCCTTTTGTCTTGTTCAGCAAACGTCCAGATCTTCGCACAGAACACGGGTTTTATTTGATTCTCGGCAGTGCACAACAACACATTTATGGCGCGCTGAAAGTCAACGATGGACATCTCATTACACGCCGCTCAGGCAGCTTGCGTGCCGACCGGAATGACCATCTGACCCTCTCACTCACCACACCGGATGGCACGTTTGAGCGATATCTGATTGCGCTGGAAAGCAATGGGCAAACCTCGGTCTGGCAAATCACAGATGAGCTGGACTCACCAGATTTGTACTCCCCTTCTGCACTGATTCAGGCCCGATGGCAGCCGAGCAATACAGGCTATGACCTTGAATTCAGTGTCCCTTCTGACCATCTGGGCCAGAAACTGGCCATTGCCGTCCATCAGGTTGATCAGGCAACAAGCCGGGATGTTGAGCGGGTCATCGCAACGTCAAACCCAAAATCAGAACGAACTTTAGGCACCGTGTTACTGCCTTCACCGGAAATCGAGCGCATTGTTCAAGGGATGGGACACAGCAGCTCACGGATCTGGGTGTTGGATCGGCATCAGCGGGTACTGGCACAGTCTGGTGACATCCGCCATTCGGATGGTGTCTGGGCGACATCCATCCGTTACGATGAAACATCTGAAGGGGTTCAGTCCTGGATTGAAGAACACGTGCTCCGGCCGTTGTACTATACCTTTTTGCTGGATAAACCAGAGCCGTTTGATGATCAGCCCCCCAATCCGGCCAGGCTTCAGGGAGTCCACATTGATCAGGCATTACATGGCCGGGGGTATGCGCACTGGCGTCCTTCTTCTGACGGCAAAGCCATGATTCTGTCCGCCGCCTATCCTATCTGGCTGCAGAATCAGGTGATGGGGGCAGTCGTCGTTGAAGAATCCACCGCTGGGGTCCAGACCCTCAAAAACCGAGCACTGGAGCAGCTGTTCAATGTGCTGCTGATTATCATCCTGATTGCTGCTGTGATTCTGTTTCTGTTTGCATCCAGTCTGTCGAATCGCATTCGCCAGCTCCGGGATCAGGCTGAACAATCGATTGATGCGCAGGGCCGGATTCGGGAAGCGATTGCATCGTCCGCCTCCAGAGATGAGATCGGGGACTTATCCCGCAGCCTTGCAGACATGGTGAGCCGACTCAGCCAGTACAACCACTATCTTGAGAATTTATCCTCCCGCCTTTCCCATGAGTTGAGAACCCCCGTTGCCGTCGTCCGTTCTTCACTGGATAACCTGGCCATGGTTCAACACGATGAAGACTCGCAGCGATATATCGACCGGGCTCAGGAAGGTATCCGACGATTAGGCACGATCTTGTCCAGCATGACGGAAGCCACCCGGATTGAGCAAAGCTTACAAGGGGCTGATCGGGAGCAATTTGCATTGGATGAACTTATCCGGGGCTGTATTCAAGGCTATCAACTCGCCTTTCCAGATTATGAATTCCGAGTGAAAACAACAGATTCAACGCTGATGATGCACGGGGCACCTGATTTTCTGGCTCAGCTGCTGGATAAACTGATTGCGAATGCGACAGAGTTTAGTGAACCCGGGAACCCGATTGAAGTGACATTGTCACAAAATCAGGCGCATGCACAGCTCTCAATCAGTAATCTGGGGCCTTTACTGCCCGAGAATATGACCAATCAGTTGCTTCATTCTATGGTTTCTGTACGAAATCAAGCGCACCAAACCAAGCCCCATCTTGGATTAGGGCTCTATATCGCCCGGCTGATTGTGGAGTATCACCATGGACAGATCCAAATCGACAACCGGGATGACCGGCAAGGGGTCACGGTGAGCATCACGTTACCGCTTGGTCCCATCCACAGTCACTAG
- a CDS encoding L,D-transpeptidase family protein, which produces MVLAVEPTHRIGGASVYRTLLCTLIGLASMSANAIEYRIPADGGKLVGAVEYYQVPENEKESIADIANHFDVGFLAVMEANKGVDPFLPEPGTMLTIPTQLILPDVPHEGIVINLAELRLYYFPPGKDSVYVFPIGIGRIGRETPVMTTSISQKIENPTWTPTANIRREYREDRGIELPAVVPAGPDNPLGEYAMRLAHSRGEYLIHGTNKDFGIGMRVSSGCIRMNPWDIEWLFPQIPKGTKVRVINQPVKETREPDGSLYVEVHQPLSKSESEAGSVKVVKASRSLVSAVESNHQAVTKLSQALESQEGLPIALD; this is translated from the coding sequence ATGGTTCTGGCAGTTGAACCAACACATCGTATTGGAGGCGCTTCCGTGTATCGTACATTACTTTGTACTTTGATTGGCTTAGCCTCAATGAGCGCAAACGCTATTGAGTACCGTATTCCTGCTGACGGCGGAAAGCTCGTTGGTGCGGTGGAGTATTATCAGGTTCCGGAGAACGAGAAAGAAAGTATCGCAGACATTGCCAACCACTTTGATGTCGGTTTTCTGGCTGTAATGGAAGCGAACAAAGGTGTGGACCCGTTCCTGCCTGAACCGGGCACCATGCTGACGATTCCGACCCAATTGATTCTGCCGGATGTCCCGCATGAAGGGATTGTGATCAATCTGGCTGAATTGCGTTTGTATTATTTTCCACCGGGTAAAGACTCTGTTTATGTGTTCCCGATTGGTATCGGGCGGATTGGCCGTGAAACACCGGTGATGACGACATCCATCAGTCAGAAGATTGAAAACCCGACCTGGACACCCACGGCGAACATTCGCCGCGAGTATCGTGAAGATCGGGGAATTGAATTACCTGCAGTGGTTCCGGCCGGTCCGGATAACCCGCTGGGTGAATATGCGATGCGTCTGGCACATAGCCGCGGAGAATATCTGATTCACGGCACCAACAAAGATTTCGGGATTGGCATGCGAGTCAGCTCAGGTTGTATTCGCATGAATCCATGGGATATTGAGTGGCTGTTCCCGCAGATTCCAAAGGGGACGAAAGTCAGAGTGATTAATCAGCCTGTGAAAGAAACGCGTGAGCCAGATGGCAGCCTGTATGTGGAAGTGCATCAACCGTTGTCAAAATCTGAATCGGAAGCGGGTTCAGTGAAAGTGGTGAAGGCTTCACGTTCACTTGTGAGTGCTGTAGAAAGTAACCATCAGGCCGTGACGAAGTTGTCTCAGGCGCTGGAGTCGCAGGAAGGGCTCCCAATCGCACTGGATTAA
- the msrQ gene encoding protein-methionine-sulfoxide reductase heme-binding subunit MsrQ, with the protein MVSPVERLRKIRLTPSHITALKTVIHAVSLFYVALLVLQTLQGQFGADPVQGLSHFTGKAALNTLFITLMVSPIAKWWKQGCLVKVRRVLGLYSFFWAVLHLLVYILLDLNLDWALLASEIAERPYLTVGAVCWLILCVLAVTSTQKIQRKLGKRWQQLHNWVYLAVLLAPVHYFWSVKSGVTEPALYLLGALILLSFRKKTLLRWMPKSFRQISSQS; encoded by the coding sequence ATGGTCTCCCCCGTTGAGCGACTGAGAAAAATTCGTCTGACTCCCAGCCATATCACGGCGCTCAAAACCGTGATTCATGCGGTGTCGTTATTTTATGTTGCCTTGCTGGTGCTGCAGACGCTGCAAGGTCAGTTCGGTGCCGATCCCGTTCAGGGACTCAGCCACTTTACCGGAAAAGCAGCTCTGAACACGCTGTTCATCACGCTCATGGTGTCCCCCATTGCAAAATGGTGGAAACAAGGGTGCTTGGTCAAAGTCCGCCGTGTTCTCGGCCTTTACAGCTTTTTCTGGGCTGTGCTGCACTTACTGGTTTATATCCTGCTGGATCTAAATCTGGACTGGGCATTACTGGCCAGCGAAATTGCCGAGCGGCCTTATCTGACTGTGGGTGCGGTATGCTGGTTGATTTTGTGTGTACTGGCTGTGACTTCCACGCAAAAGATACAGCGCAAGCTGGGTAAACGCTGGCAGCAGTTACACAACTGGGTTTATCTGGCCGTGTTGCTCGCCCCCGTGCATTATTTCTGGTCCGTCAAATCCGGCGTCACTGAACCGGCACTGTATCTGCTCGGCGCACTGATTTTACTAAGCTTCCGCAAGAAAACCCTGCTTCGCTGGATGCCTAAATCCTTCCGTCAGATATCCAGCCAAAGTTAA
- the torR gene encoding two-component system response regulator TorR, producing MNQHILIVEDEIVTRSQMAAYFKSEGYRVSEAESGTEMQEILEKERVDLVLLDINLPGDDGLILTRRLRGQSNVGIILVTGRNDNIDRIVGLEMGADDYVTKPYQLRELQVRVKNLLWRISLMHQAIRPEEAVKDHRGLFRFDGWTLDTHRRLLTCGDQPVKLTKAEYELMVSFSSNPNTVLTRERLLNMLSHRVDAPNDRVIDVLIRRMRSKMEKDPKNPQLFITVHGEGYLFAASE from the coding sequence ATGAATCAGCATATTCTCATAGTCGAAGATGAAATCGTGACCCGGTCTCAGATGGCGGCATATTTTAAAAGTGAAGGGTATCGTGTCAGCGAGGCGGAAAGCGGCACCGAGATGCAGGAAATACTCGAAAAAGAGCGTGTTGATCTGGTGCTGCTGGATATTAACTTGCCCGGTGATGATGGTTTGATTCTGACCCGGAGGCTGCGCGGCCAGTCAAATGTCGGCATCATTCTGGTAACTGGCCGTAACGATAACATTGATCGGATTGTCGGGCTGGAAATGGGGGCGGATGACTATGTGACGAAGCCATATCAGCTGAGAGAACTTCAGGTCCGGGTGAAGAATCTGTTATGGCGTATCTCATTGATGCATCAGGCAATCAGGCCTGAAGAAGCTGTGAAGGATCATCGAGGGTTGTTCCGGTTTGACGGATGGACGCTGGATACGCACAGACGTTTGCTGACCTGTGGCGATCAACCGGTCAAGCTTACGAAAGCGGAGTATGAACTGATGGTTTCATTTTCATCAAATCCAAATACGGTACTGACCCGTGAGCGACTGCTGAATATGCTCAGTCACCGGGTCGACGCACCCAATGATCGGGTTATCGATGTATTAATTCGGCGTATGCGTTCGAAAATGGAAAAAGACCCCAAAAACCCGCAACTTTTTATTACCGTCCATGGCGAAGGGTATTTATTTGCCGCGAGCGAATAG
- the msrP gene encoding protein-methionine-sulfoxide reductase catalytic subunit MsrP, with translation MRIQSKPSWVIKESEVTPESVYQQRRDILKKLGITLAALPLASQAQAGLFDVLKSDEKTPDRRRVLNARESAQFHPDLSLTPEDKVLQYNNFYEFGTDKSDPARNAANFVTDPWSVEIGGMVSRPFKLNYEDIFKRYPIEERIYRLRCVEAWSMNIPWIGFPLAALLRQAQPNSSAQYVAFQTLYDPERMPGQASRRIGGGIDYPYVEGLRLDEAMNPLTLIAVGLYGKTLAPQNGAPLRLVVPWKYGFKSIKSIVKITLTDKQPPTTWNRLAPQEYGFYANVNPSVDHPRWSQASERFIGEGNLFSSRRQPTQLFNGYANEVASLYKDMDLRKFY, from the coding sequence ATGCGTATTCAATCCAAGCCATCCTGGGTCATCAAGGAAAGTGAAGTCACCCCCGAATCTGTTTACCAGCAACGGCGGGATATTCTTAAAAAATTAGGGATCACGCTGGCCGCACTTCCTCTCGCTTCACAGGCACAGGCGGGGCTGTTTGATGTATTAAAAAGTGATGAGAAAACACCCGATCGTCGTCGTGTTCTGAATGCCCGTGAATCAGCACAATTTCATCCGGATTTATCTTTAACCCCGGAAGATAAAGTGCTGCAATACAATAATTTCTATGAGTTCGGTACCGACAAATCTGATCCGGCCCGCAATGCAGCCAATTTTGTCACCGACCCGTGGAGCGTTGAGATTGGCGGTATGGTTTCCCGCCCCTTCAAGCTCAATTACGAAGACATTTTCAAACGCTACCCGATTGAAGAGCGAATCTACCGGTTACGTTGCGTGGAAGCCTGGTCGATGAATATTCCCTGGATCGGATTCCCGCTCGCAGCTCTGCTTCGGCAGGCACAACCAAACAGCAGCGCTCAGTATGTTGCATTTCAGACGCTGTATGATCCCGAACGCATGCCGGGACAGGCATCCCGTCGTATCGGGGGCGGCATAGATTATCCCTATGTCGAAGGATTACGTCTGGACGAAGCAATGAACCCGCTGACGCTGATTGCAGTCGGCCTGTATGGTAAAACACTGGCGCCACAAAACGGTGCACCTTTGCGACTGGTTGTGCCCTGGAAATATGGCTTCAAAAGCATCAAATCTATTGTCAAAATTACCCTGACAGACAAACAACCACCAACGACCTGGAACCGGCTCGCGCCTCAGGAATACGGTTTTTATGCCAATGTCAATCCAAGTGTGGATCATCCGCGCTGGAGTCAGGCCAGCGAGCGTTTCATCGGTGAAGGCAATCTCTTCAGCAGCCGTCGTCAGCCAACTCAGCTGTTCAACGGGTACGCCAACGAAGTGGCCAGTCTTTACAAAGATATGGATTTAAGGAAGTTCTATTAA
- a CDS encoding SCO family protein translates to MKFQWIILAVALIAGFATRYFVDSHETRVAEAEQTSGQLESGSETINLFNTSDERLRVVYFGFTHCPDVCPTSLAILGAALKAVSQDELSKVWPVFITLDPERDTPEKSAQYAQYFHPEITGMTGTQAQTQLLAKKYGVLYMKSTQEDSALEYSIDHSSYFYLLKPDGTLLEKVPHTLNPNILVDAITKNERLLFEN, encoded by the coding sequence GTGAAATTCCAATGGATAATCCTGGCCGTCGCGCTGATCGCCGGCTTTGCCACCCGTTACTTTGTAGACAGTCACGAAACCCGTGTAGCTGAAGCTGAGCAAACCAGCGGACAACTTGAAAGCGGCTCAGAAACCATCAACCTCTTCAACACCAGCGATGAGCGCCTTCGTGTTGTTTACTTTGGTTTCACCCATTGTCCGGATGTCTGCCCCACCTCGCTGGCAATTTTAGGCGCCGCATTAAAAGCCGTCTCTCAAGATGAGCTCAGTAAAGTCTGGCCCGTATTTATTACACTGGACCCGGAAAGAGATACACCGGAAAAAAGCGCACAATACGCGCAATATTTCCATCCGGAGATTACCGGGATGACGGGAACTCAGGCGCAGACACAATTACTGGCCAAAAAGTATGGCGTCCTTTATATGAAATCGACTCAGGAAGATTCAGCGCTTGAATATTCCATCGACCATAGTTCCTACTTTTACCTATTAAAGCCAGACGGCACCTTGCTGGAAAAAGTCCCGCATACCTTGAACCCGAACATTCTGGTAGACGCCATCACCAAAAACGAGCGTCTCTTATTTGAGAATTGA
- a CDS encoding fatty acid desaturase: MSETKPPIIWLNVMIFTLTFLVAAIGAPVYAYLVGFDWQQGLMLLAAFTYCGMSITAGYHRLWSHKAYEANAVVRFIFAIGGAFALQNSILHWSSDHRIHHRHVDNNDVDPYSAKRGFFYSHIGWMLREYQSHRYTDYSNCRDLQKDKIVMWQHKYYVPLAIVTNFGIPLLFGLWHGDVWGALLLVGVVRLVLSHHTTFFINSLAHIWGEQPYTDKNTARDNGFLAFLTFGEGYHNYHHIFENDYRNGIRWWQFDPTKWLIRTCAWLGLASNLRTCPEDKIEKAKATMMLKRIQNRLNQGPDQSAMLHRVEAEYEVLIQKISEYYATKKQMLEARKKELREQYENLEFVQHYQEVKAKLEQQRRSWKLLTSQYA; this comes from the coding sequence ATGTCCGAAACCAAACCGCCGATTATCTGGCTCAATGTAATGATTTTCACCCTGACTTTTCTGGTTGCAGCCATCGGTGCGCCTGTCTATGCCTATCTTGTCGGATTTGACTGGCAGCAAGGCTTGATGCTGCTGGCCGCATTTACCTACTGTGGCATGTCGATCACAGCGGGTTACCACAGGCTCTGGTCCCATAAAGCCTACGAAGCCAATGCCGTGGTCCGCTTTATTTTTGCAATCGGTGGTGCTTTTGCGTTGCAAAATAGTATTCTGCACTGGTCGTCTGATCACCGGATTCACCATCGACATGTTGACAATAATGATGTTGACCCTTATTCGGCTAAACGTGGTTTTTTCTACAGTCATATTGGCTGGATGCTGCGTGAGTATCAGTCACATCGCTACACGGATTACTCCAATTGTCGTGATCTTCAGAAAGATAAAATCGTGATGTGGCAGCACAAGTACTACGTGCCTCTGGCGATCGTCACAAACTTTGGCATCCCGCTGTTATTTGGCTTATGGCACGGCGACGTGTGGGGCGCACTGTTGCTGGTGGGCGTGGTTCGATTGGTGCTGAGTCATCATACAACCTTCTTTATTAACTCGCTGGCCCATATCTGGGGGGAACAACCATACACGGACAAGAATACGGCCCGTGACAATGGCTTTCTGGCGTTCCTGACTTTTGGTGAGGGGTACCATAATTATCATCATATCTTCGAGAATGATTACCGGAACGGGATTCGCTGGTGGCAGTTTGATCCAACGAAATGGCTGATTCGCACTTGCGCCTGGCTCGGTCTGGCAAGCAACCTGCGAACCTGCCCGGAAGATAAAATTGAAAAGGCGAAGGCAACCATGATGCTCAAACGGATTCAAAACCGATTGAATCAGGGCCCGGATCAGTCGGCCATGCTGCATCGTGTTGAGGCTGAATATGAGGTTCTGATTCAGAAGATTTCTGAATACTATGCGACGAAGAAGCAGATGCTGGAAGCCCGGAAGAAAGAGTTGCGTGAGCAGTACGAAAACCTGGAGTTTGTTCAGCATTATCAGGAAGTCAAAGCGAAGCTTGAACAACAGCGCCGCTCCTGGAAGCTCCTGACATCGCAATACGCTTAA
- the torC gene encoding pentaheme c-type cytochrome TorC has translation MKHIWHQFTRPSTKYSMLTLLLIGIGLCLAGTFVVHKGFEMTSSLEFCTSCHTMQQNYEEYRQTVHFKNASGVQAVCTDCHQPKDFPGKVLRKLEAAKDLYHHFITGKIDTPEKFEDHRLEMAQKVWDRMESQNSKTCKSCHAYENMDHSKQSAKAAFEMQQAAAEQMNCIACHKGIAHELPNMAGGFQKDFQHLQQTAQSQGAAADTLYSLSEKSLYASADPQSKAEGQLLPASEVTVLERRNDMLRIRIDGWLEKSGKGRVLTEYMGKRVFKATIRDDIKATQTLIEEKTDPTTEIVWQQVTVEAWITADNMLDSLQPVWNYANTMYDATCNACHAAPDPAHFTANGWISGLNAMSAYYRLSKTEERTLLKYLQNHGKDTGGANSH, from the coding sequence ATGAAACACATCTGGCATCAATTCACCAGACCGAGCACAAAATACTCAATGCTTACTTTACTCCTGATTGGCATCGGTCTCTGTCTCGCTGGCACCTTTGTGGTTCACAAAGGATTCGAAATGACCTCATCGCTTGAGTTCTGCACGTCGTGCCACACCATGCAGCAGAACTATGAGGAATACCGTCAAACGGTACACTTCAAAAATGCCTCGGGTGTCCAGGCCGTGTGTACGGACTGCCATCAGCCCAAAGATTTCCCCGGGAAAGTGCTGCGAAAACTGGAAGCAGCCAAAGATCTCTATCACCACTTCATCACGGGAAAAATAGATACCCCGGAAAAGTTCGAAGATCACCGGTTAGAGATGGCGCAGAAAGTCTGGGATCGCATGGAGAGCCAGAACTCAAAGACCTGCAAAAGCTGCCATGCCTACGAGAATATGGATCACAGCAAACAATCCGCTAAAGCTGCATTTGAAATGCAGCAAGCTGCCGCAGAACAGATGAACTGTATTGCCTGCCATAAAGGCATTGCCCATGAACTGCCAAACATGGCAGGCGGATTCCAGAAAGACTTCCAGCACCTGCAGCAAACGGCCCAATCTCAGGGCGCAGCAGCAGACACGCTGTATTCTCTCAGCGAGAAATCTCTTTATGCGAGTGCCGATCCACAAAGCAAAGCTGAGGGTCAGTTACTGCCAGCATCAGAAGTCACCGTGCTGGAACGCCGAAACGACATGCTCAGAATTCGCATTGATGGCTGGCTGGAAAAATCCGGGAAAGGACGTGTTCTGACAGAATACATGGGGAAACGTGTTTTCAAAGCCACGATACGGGACGATATCAAAGCCACACAAACCCTGATCGAAGAAAAGACCGACCCGACGACAGAGATCGTCTGGCAGCAGGTGACTGTTGAAGCCTGGATCACGGCTGACAACATGCTGGACAGTCTTCAGCCGGTCTGGAATTACGCCAATACCATGTATGACGCAACCTGTAATGCCTGCCATGCCGCACCCGACCCGGCTCATTTCACGGCCAATGGCTGGATTTCCGGTCTGAACGCGATGAGTGCCTACTATCGCCTGAGTAAAACCGAAGAGCGGACGTTACTCAAATACCTGCAAAACCACGGAAAAGACACAGGCGGCGCGAACAGCCACTGA
- a CDS encoding cupin domain-containing protein: protein MKPRSDASFKPINMDRDQRVVINTLAENWTPSPASGVWRIPLEREAEESGQVTSIVRYEPETSFSAHFHPNGEEIFVVSGVFEDEFGRYPAGTYLRNPAQTQHAPASQNGCVLYVKLNMFAEGDLETLRIDTHNARWQPGHNEGQSVLPLHGFGADRTLLVQWKAGASLPKQVYEGGLEIYILAGSFQDEWGTYRQGFWLRTPPGSYHHPFTQEGCLLLIKTGHF from the coding sequence ATGAAACCGCGATCAGACGCCTCTTTCAAACCCATCAATATGGACAGAGATCAGCGTGTGGTCATCAACACCCTTGCCGAAAACTGGACCCCTTCTCCTGCCTCTGGGGTGTGGCGAATCCCACTGGAGCGTGAAGCAGAAGAGTCCGGCCAGGTCACCAGTATTGTCCGGTATGAACCAGAAACCTCTTTCTCGGCGCATTTTCACCCCAATGGTGAAGAGATTTTCGTGGTCAGTGGCGTTTTTGAAGATGAATTTGGCCGGTATCCTGCGGGTACCTATCTGCGAAACCCGGCTCAGACTCAACATGCCCCGGCCAGTCAGAACGGCTGTGTGCTCTATGTCAAACTGAATATGTTCGCAGAAGGCGATCTGGAAACACTCCGAATTGATACCCACAATGCCCGCTGGCAACCCGGCCATAACGAGGGCCAGTCAGTGCTGCCACTCCACGGTTTCGGAGCAGACAGAACTCTGCTGGTTCAATGGAAAGCTGGGGCAAGCTTGCCTAAACAGGTCTATGAAGGCGGGCTTGAAATTTATATTCTGGCTGGTAGTTTTCAGGATGAGTGGGGAACCTACAGGCAAGGATTCTGGCTCAGAACCCCACCGGGAAGCTACCACCACCCTTTCACACAGGAAGGATGCCTGCTGTTGATCAAAACAGGTCATTTCTGA
- a CDS encoding DUF368 domain-containing protein, whose amino-acid sequence MSKVFTFLKGLAMGAADVVPGVSGGTIAFITGIYDTLLESIRRINPSLITLWRQQGIKAVLNHINAGFLIVLLAGILTSILTLARVITWMLHTHPIPLWSFFFGLILISAVHMFKQVQHWGLSRIVCILAGAAFAYGITVLHPIDMAPTSTNVILAGSIAICAMILPGISGSFILLLLGMYGPILAAAKSLQLGTLGLFATGCAIGLLCFSHVLSWLLRHYRDLTLTFLTGLMLGTLNKVWPWKETLTWRTNSSGEQVPLLEQNLSPFSFEHITGQPALLVYAILAMLLGILLVWGLEKFADA is encoded by the coding sequence ATGAGCAAAGTATTTACATTTTTAAAAGGTTTAGCGATGGGTGCGGCGGATGTCGTCCCTGGTGTATCAGGTGGCACAATTGCTTTTATTACAGGCATTTACGACACCCTGCTTGAAAGCATTCGACGTATCAATCCGAGCCTGATAACCCTTTGGCGTCAGCAAGGAATAAAAGCCGTTCTGAATCATATTAATGCCGGGTTCCTGATTGTTCTGCTAGCGGGTATTCTGACCAGCATCCTCACGCTGGCACGTGTGATCACCTGGATGCTTCATACCCATCCGATTCCGCTTTGGTCGTTCTTTTTCGGCCTGATCCTGATTTCTGCAGTGCATATGTTCAAACAAGTCCAGCACTGGGGACTGTCACGCATTGTGTGCATCCTTGCCGGTGCTGCCTTTGCCTACGGGATTACCGTGTTGCATCCAATCGACATGGCTCCGACCAGCACAAACGTGATTTTGGCCGGTTCGATTGCCATCTGTGCCATGATTCTGCCAGGCATCTCCGGCAGTTTTATTCTGCTGCTTCTGGGGATGTATGGCCCCATCCTGGCGGCAGCGAAGTCGCTGCAACTGGGAACTCTGGGCCTGTTTGCGACAGGCTGTGCCATTGGCCTGTTGTGTTTTTCTCACGTGCTGTCCTGGCTGCTCAGGCATTACCGCGACCTGACCCTGACGTTTCTGACAGGGCTGATGCTGGGTACGCTCAATAAGGTATGGCCCTGGAAAGAAACGCTGACCTGGCGCACGAATTCCAGTGGCGAGCAAGTCCCGTTGCTGGAACAGAATCTGTCGCCCTTCAGTTTTGAACACATCACGGGCCAGCCTGCTTTACTGGTGTATGCAATTCTCGCTATGTTACTGGGTATTTTGCTCGTGTGGGGGCTGGAAAAGTTCGCCGACGCGTAA